The following coding sequences are from one Candidatus Korarchaeota archaeon NZ13-K window:
- a CDS encoding aldehyde:ferredoxin oxidoreductase, which produces MPLVDEQLARVLRVDLTNKRYRVERRDDLFSRYLGGTGVAVQLLKENLNPRVDPLSPDNVVVMAVGVLTGVYPAASKLVAMFKSPLTGNLGESHAGGRAALALRMSGFGALVLEGSSETPIYLSVHDGRVEFKDASALWGVRSSLTIGKVLREREPWPGLRSIMRIGRAGERLVRYASVILETYRHFGRLGLGAVWGSKRLKALVIGGRRAVPVADVRGYREIYKQIFEECLRSPSTRKYHELGTAENVMPLNEIGGLPTRNLRSARFEGAELISGERFAKESLARRIACAHCPIACVHIASIREIYPGEKYFYVTRYISYDYEPIYALGSMLGVSEIEGILKLIEQTDILGLDAISSGVALAWATEAFERGVISERETIVRPEWGDWRTYLKMLELIVDQPNDFYGVLAEGTERASERYGCQDCALTFGGNEMPGYHTGPASHIGYLIGLRHSHLDNAGYSLDQRYLGKSYPDPDALVDELVEEESWRQVLTSLVICLFARGVYKPEMISRALKPLGIEIDEEDLRALGREIYREKLDLKIRMGFDPSRLRVPRRIFETPSPQGRIDEGYVMRALDRYRRIAVPPH; this is translated from the coding sequence ATGCCCCTGGTGGATGAGCAGCTGGCCAGGGTGCTCCGAGTGGATCTCACGAACAAGAGGTACAGGGTCGAGAGGAGGGATGACCTCTTCTCGAGGTACTTGGGAGGGACGGGGGTTGCCGTCCAGCTGCTGAAGGAGAACCTAAACCCTAGGGTCGATCCCCTGTCCCCTGATAACGTGGTAGTGATGGCGGTCGGCGTCCTCACCGGGGTCTATCCGGCGGCCTCCAAGCTGGTGGCCATGTTCAAGTCACCGCTCACCGGCAACCTGGGGGAGTCCCATGCTGGGGGAAGAGCCGCCCTGGCCCTGAGGATGTCCGGCTTCGGGGCTCTGGTGTTAGAGGGATCCAGCGAGACACCCATCTACCTCTCCGTGCACGACGGGAGGGTGGAGTTCAAGGACGCAAGTGCCCTCTGGGGCGTTAGGAGCTCCCTCACCATAGGCAAGGTACTCAGGGAGAGGGAGCCCTGGCCGGGCCTCAGGAGCATAATGAGGATAGGCAGGGCCGGGGAGAGGCTGGTCAGGTACGCCTCGGTCATCCTTGAGACTTACAGGCACTTCGGCAGGCTGGGGCTCGGGGCGGTTTGGGGATCTAAGAGGCTCAAGGCGCTGGTTATAGGCGGGAGAAGGGCCGTTCCAGTCGCTGACGTGAGAGGTTACAGGGAGATATACAAGCAGATCTTCGAGGAGTGTCTCAGGAGCCCCTCAACCAGGAAGTACCACGAGCTGGGGACTGCGGAGAACGTGATGCCCCTCAATGAGATCGGAGGCCTGCCGACCAGGAACCTGAGGTCCGCCAGGTTCGAGGGGGCCGAGCTCATAAGCGGGGAGAGGTTCGCTAAGGAGAGCCTCGCTAGGAGGATAGCCTGCGCTCACTGCCCAATAGCGTGCGTGCACATAGCTTCCATAAGGGAGATCTACCCAGGGGAGAAGTACTTCTACGTCACTAGGTACATAAGCTACGATTACGAGCCAATCTATGCCCTAGGTAGCATGCTGGGGGTCAGCGAGATTGAGGGCATTCTTAAGCTGATAGAGCAGACGGACATCCTCGGATTGGATGCCATAAGCTCCGGAGTCGCGCTTGCCTGGGCCACGGAGGCCTTCGAGAGGGGGGTCATAAGCGAGAGGGAGACCATTGTAAGGCCGGAGTGGGGAGACTGGAGGACTTACCTCAAGATGCTGGAGCTCATAGTGGATCAGCCTAATGATTTCTATGGGGTGCTTGCTGAGGGCACTGAAAGGGCCTCTGAGAGGTATGGCTGCCAGGATTGCGCGCTCACATTCGGTGGCAATGAGATGCCGGGCTATCACACTGGGCCGGCGTCTCACATAGGTTACCTGATAGGCCTGAGGCACAGCCACCTGGATAATGCGGGTTACTCCCTTGATCAGAGATATCTGGGCAAGTCTTATCCGGATCCGGATGCGCTCGTCGATGAGTTGGTGGAGGAGGAGTCCTGGAGGCAGGTCCTGACATCCCTAGTCATCTGCCTGTTCGCCAGGGGTGTCTACAAACCTGAGATGATCTCAAGGGCCCTGAAACCGCTCGGGATCGAGATTGATGAGGAGGACCTCAGGGCCCTCGGAAGGGAGATATACAGGGAGAAGCTCGATCTCAAGATCAGGATGGGGTTCGATCCGAGCAGGCTCAGGGTCCCAAGGAGGATCTTCGAGACCCCTTCTCCCCAAGGCAGGATAGATGAGGGCTACGTGATGAGGGCCCTAGATAGGTACAGGAGGATCGCCGTTCCGCCCCACTGA
- a CDS encoding 4Fe-4S dicluster domain-containing protein has product MPARRLELVDPDLCVGCMSCMFACSRRFGDSGLNYSAIHVRSVGGVERGFTVIVCRACDDPSCAKVCPTSALRMRRGGGVTLDAKLCIGCGYCVRACPFGAIFWDGVNDKPIICTHCGYCVDFCPYGVLRVM; this is encoded by the coding sequence ATGCCGGCAAGGAGATTGGAGCTCGTCGACCCGGACCTCTGCGTGGGCTGCATGTCATGCATGTTCGCTTGCTCGAGGAGGTTCGGTGACTCCGGCCTCAACTACTCTGCCATTCATGTGAGGAGCGTTGGAGGGGTTGAGAGGGGATTCACCGTGATCGTCTGCAGGGCCTGCGATGACCCCTCATGCGCCAAGGTCTGTCCGACCTCCGCCCTCAGGATGAGGAGAGGGGGCGGTGTCACGCTGGATGCCAAGCTGTGCATAGGCTGCGGCTACTGCGTTCGAGCCTGCCCCTTCGGGGCTATCTTCTGGGACGGGGTCAATGATAAGCCTATAATATGCACTCACTGCGGCTACTGCGTTGATTTCTGCCCTTACGGCGTCCTGAGGGTGATGTGA